The Glycine max cultivar Williams 82 chromosome 12, Glycine_max_v4.0, whole genome shotgun sequence genome window below encodes:
- the LOC102662305 gene encoding glycine-rich cell wall structural protein 1-like translates to MATNNFHRKWVSVSVLVMCIVLQLSVIAVVGDEKLDKERYGYGDDCRFRRGPRCRGWMGRRGRGGGGIGGGGGFGGGGGGGLGGGAGHGGGLGGGGGFGGGGGGGVGGGGGHGGGVGVGGGGGVGGGVGGGIGGGGGAGRGGGGGLGGGSGHGGGFGAGGGVGGGIGGGAGGGGGGGGGGGGGGGGGGLGGGSGHGGGFGAGGGVGGGGVGGGVGGGIGGGGGGGSGGGGGIGGGSGHGGGFGAGGGVGSGGGLGGGGGGGGGGGGGGGGGGGGRIGGGSAHGGGFGAGGGVGGGGVGGGGGRGGGGGIGIGIGVGVGVGAGAGHGSGVGGGVGGKH, encoded by the exons ATGGCTACTAATAATTTCCATAGGAAATGGGTTTCCGTGAGTGTCCTTGTTATGTGCATTGTTCTTCAGTTGAGTGTTATAGCTGTTGTTGGTGATGAGAAGCTTGACAAAGAAAGATACGGATATGGAGATGATTGTCGGTTTAGACGTGGACCGCGCTGTAGGGGTTGGATGGGCCGTCGTGGGCGTGGCGGCGGAGGaatagggggaggaggagggtttggtggtggtggaggtggaGGTCTCGGCGGTGGTGCAGGCCATGGTGGTGGTCTAGGAGGTGGAGGAGGCTTTGGTGGTGGCGGGGGAGGTGGTGTTGGAGGTGGGGGAGGTCATGGtggtggagtaggtgtaggtggTGGAGGAGGTGTAGGTGGTGGAGTTGGAGGAGGCATTGGTGGCGGAGGTGGTGCAGGAAGAGGTGGAGGGGGTGGATTGGGTGGTGGCTCAGGACATGGTGGAGGGTTTGGAGCAGGTGGTGGTGTTGGTGGAGGCATAGGTGGTGGAGCAGGTGGAGGtggaggtggaggtggtggtggaggaggaggaggtggtggtggtggtttggGTGGTGGTTCAGGACATGGAGGAGGATTTGGtgctggtggtggtgttggag GTGGTGGCGTAGGAGGTGGTGTTGGTGGGGGAATTGGTGGTGGAGGTGGAGGTGGTAGTGGTGGAGGTGGAGGAATAGGCGGAGGTTCAGGTCATGGTGGAGGCTTTGGTGCCGGAGGTGGTGTAGGATCAGGGGGAGGACTAGGGGGAGGAGGGGGAGGAGGGGGAGGAGGGGGAGGAGGaggtggcggtggtggtggaggtcGGATAGGTGGTGGCTCTGCTCATGGTGGAGGCTTTGGTGCAGGAGGTGGGGTAGGAGGGGGAGGTGTTGGCGGTGGCGGTGgccgtggtggtggtggagggaTTGGGATTGGCATTGGAGTAGGAGTTGGGGTTGGAGCCGGCGCCGGTCATGGTTCCGGTGTTGGTGGAGGAGTTGGAGGTaaacactaa
- the LOC100775285 gene encoding L-ascorbate oxidase homolog, translating to MGCSIRECCVLFLVLLVSCARGEDPYRFYTWNVTYGDIYPLGVKQQGILINWQFPGPQIEAVTNDNLIINVYNSLDEPFLLSWNGVLQRRNSWQDGVYGTNCPILPGHNFTYVLQVKDQIGSYFYYPSLAFHKAAGGYGGFKIESRPGIPVPFPPPAGDFTILAGDWYKRNHTDLRAILDGGSDLPFPDGIIINGRGSNAYTFTVDQGKTYRFRISNVGLTSSINFRIQGHKMTIVEVEGTHTLQNIYDSLDVHLGQTYSVLVTADQPPQDYLIVVTTRFTSQVLNATSIFRYSNSGGGVTGLFPWGPTIQVDWSLNQARSLRRNLTASGPRPNPQGSYHYGLINTTRTIRLQNSAPVINGKQRYAVNSVSFIPADTPLKLADYYKIQGVFSLGSIPDYPTGSGGYLQTSVMEADFRGFVEVVFENTEDTVESWHVDGHSFFVVGMDGGQWSSASRLNYNLRDTISRSTVQVYPKSWTAIYMPLDNVGMWNVRSENWVHQYLGQQFYLRVYSPANSWRDEYPIPSNAIRCGKAVGHY from the exons ATGGGTTGCTCCATAAGAGAGTGTTGtgtcttatttttggttttgttggTGTCATGTGCTAGAGGGGAAGACCCTTATAGATTCTACACTTGGAATGTTACATATGGAGACATTTATCCACTTGGTGTTAAACAACAG GGGATTTTGATAAACTGGCAATTCCCAGGGCCACAAATTGAAGCTGTGACCAATGACAACTTGATTATCAATGTTTACAACAGCTTGGATGAACCTTTCCTCTTATCTTG GAATGGAGTTCTGCAGAGGAGAAACTCATGGCAGGATGGAGTGTATGGTACCAATTGTCCAATTCTACCAGGGCATAACTTCACTTATGTTCTTCAAGTGAAGGATCAGATAGGTAGCTACTTCTACTACCCTTCCCTTGCATTCCACAAGGCAGCAGGAGGTTATGGTGGATTCAAAATTGAGAGCCGCCCCGGGATTCCGGTGCCTTTTCCTCCTCCAGCAGGAGATTTCACGATATTGGCAGGAGACTGGTACAAGAGAAATCACACA GATTTGAGGGCTATTTTGGATGGTGGAAGTGACCTTCCCTTCCCAGATGGGATTATCATCAATGGACGTGGTTCCAATGCCTACACATTTACAGTTGATCAAG GCAAGACGTACAGATTCAGGATATCAAATGTGGGACTCACTTCTTCCATCAACTTTAGAATCCAAGGGCATAAAATGACAATTGTTGAGGTGGAAGGGACCCACACTCTCCAAAACATTTATGATTCACTTGATGTTCATCTAGGGCAGACTTACTCTGTGTTGGTTACTGCTGATCAACCACCCCAAGACTACCTCATTGTTGTCACAACACGATTCACCTCCCAAGTGTTGAATGCTACCTCCATTTTTCGTTATAGTAACTCTGGTGGAGGTGTTACTGGCCTTTTTCCTTGGGGGCCAACTATTCAAGTTGATTGGTCTTTAAACCAAGCTCGCTCTCTTAG GAGGAATTTGACAGCAAGTGGGCCAAGACCTAATCCACAAGGATCATACCATTATGGTTTGATAAACACAACTCGAACAATTAGACTTCAAAATTCTGCTCCAGTTATCAATGGCAAACAGAGATACGCTGTCAATAGTGTGTCCTTCATACCTGCTGATACACCACTTAAACTGGCTGATTACTACAAGATTCAAGGGGTGTTCTCCCTTGGAAGTATCCCTGACTACCCCACTGGTAGTGGTGGTTACCTTCAAACTTCTGTCATGGAAGCCGATTTTCGAGGCTTTGTGGAGGTTGTGTTTGAGAACACTGAAGACACTGTGGAGTCATGGCACGTTGATGGCCACAGCTTCTTTGTAGTAGG AATGGATGGAGGTCAATGGTCATCAGCAAGCAggctaaattacaatttaagaGATACAATTTCTCGTTCCACAGTTCAG GTGTATCCCAAGTCATGGACTGCAATTTACATGCCTTTGGATAATGTGGGAATGTGGAATGTGAGGTCTGAGAATTGGGTTCATCAGTATTTGGGCCAGCAATTTTATCTTAGAGTGTATTCCCCTGCAAATTCATGGAGAGATGAGTACCCAATTCCAAGTAATGCTATTCGGTGTGGCAAGGCTGTGGGCCACTATTAA